From one Gallionella capsiferriformans ES-2 genomic stretch:
- a CDS encoding DnaJ domain-containing protein yields MENLYNILGVSPTASGEEIKKAYRSLAMRHHPDRNEHPNSVNRFNAIQAAYDLLSDPAKRAEYNQSINNKIIIDPEEAASALWHTLYQQAASGSAN; encoded by the coding sequence TTGGAAAATCTGTACAATATCCTAGGCGTATCACCAACCGCCTCAGGCGAGGAAATAAAGAAGGCTTATCGCTCGCTGGCCATGCGGCATCATCCGGACAGAAACGAACATCCGAATTCGGTAAATCGATTCAACGCCATTCAGGCCGCTTACGATTTGCTGTCAGATCCTGCCAAAAGAGCTGAATACAATCAGAGTATCAACAACAAAATTATCATTGACCCTGAGGAAGCGGCATCCGCTTTGTGGCATACGCTGTATCAACAAGCCGCCTCAGGATCAGCCAATTAA